Within Candidatus Schekmanbacteria bacterium, the genomic segment CAGTAGGGAAACATTTTCCCGGTCATGGCGATACTACCGAAGATTCTCATATGGAATTGCCTGTAATATCCCGTCCATTGGAGGAACTTCTTAAAAGGGAAATAATTCCTTTTGAAAGGGCAATAGAAGCAGGAGTCGATGCAATAATGCCTGCTCATATAGTCAACAAAGAAATCGATGACAATCTCATTCCGGCAACATTTTCCAATAAAATACTTTCAGGATTATTACGCAAACAACTTTCATTCCGAGGCATTATCATTTCTGACGACCTTGAAATGAAAGCTATCTCCGACAATTATTCCATTTATGATTCGGTAGTATTTTCAGTGAAGGCAGGAGTTGATATGCTTTTAATTTGTCACAGCTTTGAAAAACAGCTTGAAGCTATAGAATCGCTTGAAAAAGCAGTAAAAAACGGCGAACTCGAAGAATCCCGTATTGATGCCTCCCTTAAAAGAATTGAAAAGATAAAAGAGAAAGAAGCGAAGTTTCCGAAACCTCAGTTTCCTGATGCAGATATAGAAGAAATATTGAATATGCCCGAATTTGATTCGATTCGCCAAAGGATTGCTACATTACTTGAAAG encodes:
- a CDS encoding beta-N-acetylhexosaminidase; its protein translation is MTLKEKISSLIFAGFKGGDFSGIQRLIAKYPVGGVIFFKRNIRAPKELKELIEKIKKFSYEKWGKIPFIAVDQEGGRVSRLESPFSILPSNAEIGKHKSKELAYLKSRLIGLELYAVGFNLDFYPVLDLHTNPKNRVIGDRAFGSDPMLVSMLGEESVKGLHSAGILAVGKHFPGHGDTTEDSHMELPVISRPLEELLKREIIPFERAIEAGVDAIMPAHIVNKEIDDNLIPATFSNKILSGLLRKQLSFRGIIISDDLEMKAISDNYSIYDSVVFSVKAGVDMLLICHSFEKQLEAIESLEKAVKNGELEESRIDASLKRIEKIKEKEAKFPKPQFPDADIEEILNMPEFDSIRQRIATLLES